The Plectropomus leopardus isolate mb chromosome 1, YSFRI_Pleo_2.0, whole genome shotgun sequence sequence GAGAAGTGTCAAGAAGCCCAAGCAAAGAGAGAAACGAGAAAAGTAGAGAAAGGAGCCTGAAGAAAGCAGATAAAAAGGAGACTAACACACGCCGCCGCCACAGACAATCTAAAAAGAGTAAGAAGAAGAGCAAGAAGAAGCATAAGAAGAAAAGCCATTTGCCTGAAGACATGAGCTCATCTGGAGAGtcagagaaggaggaagagtcAGAGGACGAGACGGTGGAGAATCCCACCGCAGCGAGTCTGAGTCAGGGGATAAATGAAACAGAGATCATTcagcaaaacaatgacttggatGAAAGTTCATGTGCTGACAATAAGTTTAGTCCCGAGGTGAAAGAtgaacagtcacacacagaaataccAAGTGAGCCTGCTGGAAGTAATGACATGAGTCCCTCTTAAGCCACATTTCCACCAAACACTTTCAGTATCTTACCCTCACAACTGTACCTAACTCGTACAAACGTACCTAAATCCTAGATCTGATTTCCGTACATCTCCACCGCAGACAGTAAGCAGACTGATGTAACAGCCGTGTAACTGCTCCATTCAGCTCTCCCTGTGTTTACTCATCACTGACAATTCAGAAGAACATCTGCTCCTCCCTGAAATTCCACAGAACGGGGATACGAAACATCGTCAGCACTAAAGAAGAACAGGCTGGAGTGTTTAGAGCCATGCATATGACAATTAAGagagtcaataaaaacaaacaggaaagtcAAAgttatattgacatttaaagTGTGTTGATTTATTCACAGCGTCAACTGAGGCATTGAGTATATGCAAGAAAACGCTTGAAAAAAGTTGCTGGTAGCTGCCTGTGGTAGCCTTTGAGCGGCacagttgattattttttccttaGCCTATAACTGCTGCTAGAGATAAAGATGAGAAGGAGGCAaaacttacttttattttctagtTATATTTAACTTATGtgtcaatcaaacaaacaaatgttacaGCTGGAGTAGTGCTATTGGTACCATCCACATCTCTTGAcatcagaaaagcaaaaataaccaTTCTCATGTGTAAGGACTTCAACTGAACTTGACTGCTTGGTGGAAATGAGGCTTTTTTTAGATCCAACATTTCAAAATCTGTGAATTTGCTCTGGCTCTTCTCCCTTTAATTTTGTGTACACAGAGGCATAAATTGATGTTTTAAGCAGTGATGCTGTAAGTTAGCACAGATATGtacatatttgaatattttgaaaatggttAATGTTTCATTATTGAACATGGTTATTGTTGCTtagtaaaaaaagaacaaaagatcaacaaatgttttttttctttctttcatacatttattgttAATAACTTTCagatataagaaaaaaatgttggcaatgtgTTGGCAGTGTCAAATACAAAAAGTGATTTCTTTTGCACAAATCAAAGGTGAACCTGTTTCAaattaattacttaaaatgttcaacaaaaacactttctaGAATGCAGATAAAAATCTGCCGTACAGCTGGGATGAGCATCGATTCATTActgttggcttttttatttcctgtatcCCAAGTGAACGAGCCCACAGTGATGAATATTAATGATGTATCCTGATATGTGCAGTTTATCTTCTTACGTTCTGACATGAAGAAAGGGCAGACCTGTCTTTAAACCGATTGTAATAATTACATAATACTGGTATATTGTGACCAAATAACCACCACATATTTGTTCTTTGTCAAACATGCTGCTGTCCTAAATcccttttttgccatattagCTTTCCATAGACACCATAGAGAGAGTAAAACACAGTGTTCTTTGGTCATTTGTTAGTCTTTAAGCCAAACTATCACAATACATGAAATACTGCTTCTTTTATTTGGGTCACTATGCTTTGCTCCTGACCTAAGACTAAGGGAGAGACTGACCTAAGATTTACCCCCAGAGGCCGTTACAAGCTCCaatgttaaacaaatgttttcatttaagtCAATCGTCggaaaaataaagacaacaagGTGACAATCTTAACAAACATGACACTGattacaaacaaacagctcatgTTGACCAAAAGGTAAATGATTAAGTCTTGAAAAGTAAAGATGAGATGATTGATTTCTGAAGGGGAATCACTAAACACAAACTTGTACAAACCTACTTAACATATTCACAGACACTGATCATGGGAAACGCTTTAATATCACTTAAGTGGAGGGTTGAATTTACCCGTGTGTGATTGTAAGTGTAAGTGATTCCCACAACAGCACTAGCCGCTGTCGGTGCTTCTCATGTACAAATTACGTTTGAGTCACAGAGCTATCTTTCAAAACATTAATACCCAAtgatctttgaaaaaaacacaaaacaattagtcaagaaaataatcaacagattattgactatgaaaataatcattagttgcagccttagATATCTGTCACTCCCACCTACCTGGATTAGGAAAAAGTCAATTTGAgaaataagatgttttttgtttttttttttctaaattgcatGGTGGacagactgtttttttcaaccaaactgGCAGAAGAGTCTCTAAGGATTTTGGGCATGCCTTCACAACAGCTGTAAGTTTTGTTAAACAACCATGTGGGTTTTTCAGAGATAATAGAGTATTAATTTTCATGAAAGCAGTTGCTCAGCTCAGTGATTTAAATGTGATGGTAATACAAGCGAAGCACTGGCTGCCGCTACAACAGCACCTTAAAAAAGTTCTTTAAGCCTAACAGCATACACAGCTCTGCAATCAGTGATGATGGATGATTTTAATATGATGCTGGAGTTTTGATGTCGTCGCTACATTGTACTCTGTAGAGTTTTAAGAAGTTCAGTGTGTGAAGTATGCTAATAGTACTGCAGAATACAGTGAGGGAGATTGTACATAGGAGACACATTAAAACCACAGTTGGCACCACATTAAAAGGACATTACTGGATAGTACAGTACAGAGTAATACAGTACAGAGATGGTGATTATATACATACAACACTGACACAGTGAACAGGAgaagacaggagagagacatGGAGGTTGCCAGATCTGCATCTGGAAACACGACCTGCGGGGCAGCAGCGTGATCATTTATGTCAGCCCGATTTCTTCTAAAACGCTCCGTGGTGCCTCGGCCTCCTGcagatgaagaaaagaaattttctttgtactttcattttttagcaCCCCTCCTAATTATTATTCAGAGTATAAGTCATAATTGAGAGTTACTGAATATGTGACAGAGAACAGGAGGCCTTTCCAGTGATCCAAACCTTCAAAAGGCCTGCACAGTCAGGAGAGCTCTTACAACAACAATACTGCGTGCtttgctaaaaataaatcactgagCACCGATTCTGTTGACTGAAAAAGACTACAGCTGGACAGAAACGCAAGCATGCAGGATGGGAATTGCTTTCGCATACTGACacaagggagagagaggtaTTAATCTAGTGCTGCAGGCTTAAAATAAACAAGTGACGTCAGGTGTGGAGGACCGCaaggtgaaaaaaagcaatacatCAACATCGTAGAACTACTCTTCCTTCTGGTTTAACTTTAGCAtcaccaaatgaaaaaaaactgaccagtCCCTAAGCCCCGGACAAACAATCGACGCGCTGCCTAGTCTAACAATGGCGGCTGTCAGTGACAAAGACATATCTAAAGATGCTATACAGACTTTTGGGGACAGAAGCTCCATATTTCACACAGAAACCATCAAAAAGCGGTCTTCACTATGCCCCGGTATTAGCTTTCACCAGCCTTTGCTTAGTTGAAAAGATGACAAGATGCAAGGTGACATTAAGATGTTGCCAACATAATGTATGAGGTTATATATACttgtcactttgcagcaaaTTTTGCTAGCACTGTGTTGCCTTACCTTAGAACAAATGTAGACATCCTTGTTTATCTTCTTCACGCTGAGCTGCCTGTGTGGTCTGCCACACAGCTTAATCCAGCGGAGACACTTCGCTGTTTATGTGAGGTTTAGGGACCGGATAAAATACACTCCATGTTCCAGCCTCTCAGGATACCTCGCATCAGCGTCGCATTTATCCCATGTGAAACGTTTGACCAACTTATAACTGCATAAATGTATATGAAACCGCAAGAAAACGACAATTTTCTGCTGgaaaagcatcagaaatttGATGCTGGAGGTCAACGGGCAGGATGTCCGTGTGCATTAGGCAGCTGCCCGAAATGTGATTGGCTCGTGCCGTTTGAGGGTAGGGCTTAGCGTTAGGCCAATTctaaaaagttaaagttgaaaCTATAACTATTCTATAATTTCAATAACTAATGAGTTGTTGAAGTAATTGTTCAAGAATATGTGCAATTAAGTTgctgattccagcttctcatgtgtcaacatttgctgtttttctttgtgtttagtAACAGCAAGgtgaatatatttgggtttggactgttggttgagCAAAACAAGTTATTTGAAGACATCATCTAGGGCTCTAAAAACCTGGGATGagcatttttccccatttgtcTGAGATTTTACGGACCAAACACTTAATTAAAGAACTGAGAAAATCATCAGCAGTTTAACAGACTGGTACCTGACACAAGAGTTGGTCTGTTCAACTATCTGCTGATGAAGGACTGTGCGTACCTCCTGCAGCAGGTCAGCCTGCTCGATGGCCTTCAGTACGTTTTTCTTGGACGTCTCCTGGGCCTCTCCGCCCAGCAGGAACTCATCCAGGATAAAGTAAGCCTTTTCAAAGTTGAAGATAATATCCAACTCGCAAACCTGTGaggacacaacaacacaaaccatatTGGATGTGCAATGTTTAACAGACTCACACTAATGGTTGAAATAGTGTCAAATTCTggggaaataaataaaggagGCAAGGGGGAAAGTTACTCAGAACAAATTAAATCATAGGTTTTACTTTACTCCTTCTAAGCTCCACAGGATGGGTTTAATAGCTAATAATTCATGTTGGAAATgtcagagagaaacaggaaCATTTCTACATGCAATCTGggaatgtaaacatgtttaaccattttggtaaaaaaagtTGTGGATCACATAGGGAAGTGGTTGAGTACGACTGTACCTAAATCACCATGGCTATGCCTTATGAGGCACCAAACAGAAGTGCCAAATGTAGCAAAATATGACTTTGTTGTGATAAATGTAGGGCTCGAGTGAGCCTCCGATTTTGGAAAAATACATTCCCgccagattttgaaaaatggaagGAATCAGTGTCAGGAATTGTGTCATACGGACATTCTTAGCAAGGGTCAACAATGAAGTCTGAAAGCTTTACCAGGTCGTGGGCAGGCTTTTTTGTATGTAATATGTTTGCTGCACTGTAATGATTTGGTGTTTAGTTGTACCGCTGTGGTTTTTAAATTACTATCGTGTCTAAGAATGTGTGGCTACCAGGGACCTGTGGATAAGTTGAGTTCATGTTTGactaaatcaataaataaaaatttcaattataaaaaaaagagactcaCACTGCCAAAATATTTGTCCAGCAGCTCCACATATCGATGGATGATCTCCAGAGTTATCAGCTCATTATCCTGATCCTCGACTGCACAGCAGAAATACAAGCTTGCATACCTACAACATAAAGTAAGGAAATAAAAGATTAACAAGACAGTGAGGTCTACAGATATTAGTTTTGTTCCTCCAGCAGAAATGCATCATATCAGTGTATTGGTCTTATTACCACAGGTAGTAATAGGTTAGGTCTGCTAATGTATACTGAAGGAGAACAGCAGTCACACTACAGCTGGTCGTTTACAGGGAAATGTTACAATATGCAAGTATTTGGTGCTCTTCCGAATCCTTAAAAGTcacattaaaaccaaaaaattacTTTACAATGTAGATAAGTTacctgtaaattaaaaaaataaataaataatgtaaaaaaaacgtTCTAAACAAATCAGGTTTACTTCctcaataataacaaaaatagtgTATATTTAAGGTTTTATGACTCTGCTTTTATGGctatattatttaataacttgCCATTACTAAACCAATAAAACCACCAGTTTTCAAACAATACTGCCACTTTTACCATTcccttaaaataaaatctacctCTGAACAGAAGTAGAATATTGTAATCTTAACAAAGAAAGGAATTATTGCAGCATTTGCAGGGTTGAGAACATTTCATATACATATTATAGTGACCAAAATTACCACAGTTTTCAGTACAAAGAGCAGTTATTAATCACGGTTTTACTGatgactgaaaactgaaaaaaaggtaatagtAATCATAGGGAATTTTCAGCCATATTGCAGAAATATTAAATTGTGTGAACAGGTGTATCATTGTGATATAGTGTCCTGGctgttatgttgtttgttttgattattaGTTTTGTGTTTATGATATTGAAAACGTGAAAATGtgtcttgcatttttgtgatTCAGAAGTCACGTCCAGTACATCAGGCACTCACAACATGTCTGAGTCACTCTTCTCCATTGTTTGTTACTTGTTATTAGAAAGGGGGTGCTTTTGGCTTTCATCACACAGCAGAAGGTGAGATCTAAATGCCAGAAATCTCAGCGCTTGACAACACAATTTACTGACTCACACCACCCCAATGTGCCACCACAGATACAAAAATGATGTAGTGCACCAAACATTTACACTTTCTATTACTAAGATCATCCTCTGAAACACCAACCTATACCACAAAAATCGGACTGAGCCTGTTGTGAAATGTTTGAAGGTTTAATAATAATCTCAAGGTTCACCTATTCTTTCCCAGGGATTTCAACCAAATTTAACAGTCGTCACCTACAGAGAAGCTCCATCTGCACAGTCTCCCCCACACACAACTATCTGTTATCATGTCTTTAAAGAGCCATACTTGTGTCAAGTTATATCAATCAAACTAATGGTACTCAAGTTATAGGGCTCATGATAGGGTGCTGGGAAGCCTGcagaccattttctaattcaaaatgacaataaattgattcacactAAGCcctttttgtactttgaatgtaaataagatATCAGCATGcacaaaaagtattaaaatagagcttgttgtttaaaaaaaaggtctagGGTCATTacttatatattaaatattaatgtttgtttactcACTAGTGGCCCcaaggcaaagcaagttgagtatcccaaAACTAAACTATCTCCACTACAACTATGCAAACTTCATCTGCCGACAAAGACAGTGAGATGCATGTGAgagctctggaaaaaaagaaaagtattttaaacTACTGTTCCCATAGGCAGGAATGAACTTTGACCAGCTGCAACATCTCATGATAAGCAACTGATCAGCAGCTTTTGCATAACTGATTTGGTTTGAATGGacaaatttaaattacattaatcaAGCCTGATTAAAAATTTCAAGTGCTGAAACCTTGAGCAGATGACAAgaaggaaaattattttaaaaggtttGAAATGCATCTCTGCTGCATGTTTATCCACGTGTTTGCTGTATGTACCGCATATCGTCTCTTATCACTGACCTCTTGTACACAATCTTGAGGTCCCGCCACTCCAAGAAGCTGCACATCTTGGGCTTCCTGGCCAGTATGGTCTGGACCAGGTCTCTGGAGATCTTCTTCCTTTCCTTGTCAGAGAGAGGCACGTACCATTTCTGTAACCTCAGCTTTCCCTGCCGGCTGAACAACAGCATGAACTGCATCTGAGGGAGGAAGTTCAGTTACAAGTTATTCATGGTAGAAATGAGCTAAACTTATATTTAAAGAGAGTGAAGGTAAGAGGACAGAATGGTTGGTAGTAAGTAATCAGAAGCCATGTTACAGTTAATATTATGATGGATACTATTTTCCCAAGTTGATAAAGATTAATTCAGTAGCTTACAtctaagagattttttttctaaaactttaacacattcaaaatatataaatttgatattttctatatcaatatttcagaataaaaaataaatttcaatggtttaataaataatatgtaaagaaaataaagacaaaaaacattttgagtcTGCTATAAAGATggaattaaactgaaatgtctAATCTaatgtgttttgataatttaaaattaagaatttaaaattttcagtTGATGTTGTGAACTTTAAATTCAGTATATCTACAAATATAAAAGATGTTAGCCAAATaattgtatttacatattttggcTAAAACAATAATCTAATTACATCATCAGCTGAGAagttgggattttttaaaatgagtattatatctgatttttttagtATGAcatcttctttaaaaaagttttgcaaaGTACCTTTGAAAATCAGACCAAAAGGAGGTAACATGAAAACAATCTACAAAACATGCTCAATCGTTTCTCCTTCACAATTATAGAAAGTGCATCTATTGTTAATATTTgggtaaaaaataacaatatcttAAACTGGGCTGTACCTGTGTGCAGTCCTAAATAAAAACTCTGTGACATCTAACAGAATAATAAATCAGAAACACCCACAAAGGACGCATTATTTTCGAAGATAACACGAGCTAGCAGGGTGACCAAATGTATATTAAATCTGGTTAGTTTCACGTTCAGGATGCTTTCACACAAACTTCCATTAGCTCATGTTAGCTAACCTTGCTAGATAGCTACATATTAACATCAACAACACGGTTATGTGTCAGTTGCGCCCCCTCCCGCGACGCCCAGCTAGCTACAGCAAACACGAGGAGTAAACACGGCTCTTTACCTTCGACCAGGCCTTCGAGTTAGTCACTTGGACGTCTGGTAACTTCAGTAAATTCAAGCGAGACACATAACCAAAGTCAGTGGACAGATATCCCTGCGTCTCTGGTTAGCGTCTCATCCAGCTAGATGCTAAAATAGCTAGCGGATGGTGGTTGCTGGTGAGACAACGATTATATTTGCggcgctgtgattggctgaaagaGACACAGCTGTGGAATTTGATTGGCTGAGAGATTCCGTTATTCGTTGCGTTTTTCCCTGCACACAGCTTCCTGTGTCTGAAAGTTTTCCATCCAGTCATTTTCACTTtggaaataatctgaaaaaaacaacagtgtatCTGACCAAAGTGGATTTTTTCATGCACACAGATAAACAGAGAGCCAGACgtggaaaaagtattttattttattttgttttatttattgcactgtgttctgttttaaatataattttgaggaacttgtacttcacttgagtattttgaaaatgttgtattgacttcactgcatttatttgataatttaataTGCTAGTAACTTTGCATATtaagattaaaaacacacaaacataatgagtaattttttaacttagtttttatttcagttttagtaATGTATACAGTCATGTTCACAATTTTGAAggataaaaaacatttctttttgcattttctcagCTGTATCCCAtgatttttagataatttaacaaaaataaaatgactggaTGGAAAACTTTCAGACACAGGAAGCTGTGTGCAGGGAAAAACGCAACGAATAACGGAATCTCTCAGCCAATCAAATTCCACAGCTGTGTCtctttcagccaatcacagcgccGCAAATATAATCGTTGTCTCACCAGCAACCACCATCCGCTAGCTATTTTAGCATCTAGCTGGATGAGACGCTAACCAGAGACGCAGGGATATCTGTCCACTGACTTTGGTTATGTGTCTCGCTTGAATTTACTGAAGTTACCA is a genomic window containing:
- the LOC121947387 gene encoding AP-1 complex subunit sigma-2-like, encoding MQFMLLFSRQGKLRLQKWYVPLSDKERKKISRDLVQTILARKPKMCSFLEWRDLKIVYKRYASLYFCCAVEDQDNELITLEIIHRYVELLDKYFGSVCELDIIFNFEKAYFILDEFLLGGEAQETSKKNVLKAIEQADLLQEEAEAPRSVLEEIGLT